The stretch of DNA ATCATGGAGTCGCGCGACGCGGAGTCCGATATCCACGTCCTGGGACTGCCCCTGTCCTACATCTACGCGAAGCCCGTGCTGGTGCTCAATTCCGCGAGGCCCGATCGCGTCAGGTTCCGCGTGTTCCTCGAAATGGCACTCAGGGAATATGACCGGGTCTTCTTCGTCGGTACGGGCGGCACGACGCTCTTGTCGAAAGGCCTCGTCGCCACGCCGATCGACAGCGACCGCGTGCAGATCGACGAGTTCGAAGTGACAACCGATCGCCTGCCGCGGGCGGTGCGCCGCAAGGAATTTGACTACGGCGTCTATCAACTGACGATCGGCCAGAGCCCGAGCGGCCCCTTCACGCTCGACCTCGGGGTGCGCGATGATCTGCATGTGCTGCGATTCCACGCCAAGGAACAGGTCGACGGTCGCACCGTCCGCTGGACGCAGGACCGGTCCTTTGTCGCCCTCTCAGGGCTTGAAGGCGGGGAGCGATCCGTGACGATGGTGATGAGTGATGGTGGCCGGCCCGCCGGCGCCACACCGGCGCGCGTGCGAGTGCTCCTCGACGACGTGTTGATTGGCGAGACGGCCGTGGGGCCGGGATTCCAGACCTACGTGTTTCCCATTTCCGAGGCGCTGGCGGCCAAGGCCGCCGCATCGGTGGTTCCGGCGGAGCTGCGATTCGAGTCCACACTCTGGAGGCCGAACGAGCACGGGCGCGCCCTCGACACGCGCTACCTCGGCGTACTCGTGGACAGCGTGGCGGTGCGGTAGGCGCGATGTTTGACCACCTGCAGATCTACAGGCCTCGCGAACGGCTGCTGGTGGGCCTGGCCGACATCGCGTTGACCCCGCTCGGCTGGCGCCGCCCCGAGCGCCCCGCCGGGCCACCCAAACGTGTGCTGCTGCTGCGTCTTGAACGCATCGGCGATCTCCTCATGGTGCTGGACGCCGTCGCCGCCGCTCGGGCCGTCTGGCCTGACGCCGCGATCGATCTCGCCGTCGGCAGTTGGAACGTGCCGCTGGCCGAGTTGATTCCCGGCGTGGGCCGCGTGGACAGCATCGACGTCCCGTGGCTGGCACGCGAGGGCACCGGCCTCTCGTGGAGTGGCCTGCTCGCGCGCGCGGGTGCGTGGCGCGAACGGCGCTACGACATGGTGATCGCCTTCGAGCCCGATATCCGCACGAACCTGCTGGCGTGGCGCAGTGGCGCCCCGCATCGCCTGGGTTATTGGACCGGCGGCGGTGGACACTTCCTCACCGACGCGCTCGCGTACGACCGGAACTCGCACGTCTCGGCCAACGCCCTCGCGTTGATTCAACATGCGTCCGGCGGCGCGACGCCACACCCGGCGCCGGGGCCGCGGCTGGTGCCCAACCGCAGCGCGTCGGCTGCCGCTGACCGCGTGCTGGCCGGCCGCGACGCCACGCGACTCATCGGCCTGCACGTCAGTGGCGGCCGCGAGTCCAAGCAGTGGCACCTCTCCCGGTTCGCGGCCGTCGGCCGCGCGCTCACCAACGAGCCCGGCGCCACCGTGGTGCTCACCGGCGCCGCCGGCGACAAGGCCATCGTCGATCAGGTGCGCCGCGCGATTGGCGACCGGCCGATTATTGACACGGCCGGGGCCCTCGACTTGCCAGGCACGGCCGCCCTGTTGGCGCGGCTGGATGTGCTCGTCACCGGCGACACCGGCCCGATGCACCTGGCGGCCGCCGTGGGCACGCCGGTGGTGGCGCTGTTCGGGCCGTCAGACCCGCGACGATACGGCCCGCTCGCCACGCAGCAGCGTGTGTTGCGCGTGCAACTGCCGTGCAGCCCCTGCGGCCAGGTGCGTTTGCCACCTGAGCGCTGCCGCGGACATGTGCCCGACTGCATGGACGGCATCACGGTGGACGCCGTAGTCCGTGCCGCGCGTGAACTCATGGCCGAGAGCGCGCGCTGACATGGCCGACACCCGGGTCACGTGCATCTCGGCGCAGGGAGCCGCACACGAAGTGGCGTTCACCGCGCTTGCCACGCCCGATCTGGCCGACCGTGCACGCGCAGAGACCAACGCCTGGATCAAGCGGCTGCGCCTCGTCTCGTACGGCGGCGTGTCGATGCGTGACCGCTTCCGGTACCGGGACGACTCGTTGTGGTGGTTCACCGAGTTGTATCTGCAGAAGATGCGGCAACTCGACCAGGCGGTGCTGACGGTGCTGGCGCTCGACCACGCGCGGGCGCAGCATGCGCCCGCGCGGCTCGTGGTGACGGCGGCCGACGCCGCCACCATCGCCGCCGCGCGCGCCTTCGGCGCCGCGCGGGGCGTCCCCATCGACGTGCGTGGCGGCGCTTCCGCGCCGCCACGCCTCTACTGGCCCGGCGCGAAGGTCGGCGTCACCGCCGCCCTGTCGCGCGCGCGCCGCACGGTGTCGCAGACCGCGGGGCGGCTGCGGGGCAGCCGCCCCGCGCCGCCCACACCAGGCGCGATCGCGGCCTTCGTCCACACCGCCTTCTGGCGCGCCGGTGAAGACGCCGACGGCGGGACGGAAGGCTACATCGGCCCCGTCCTCGACGCGATCACCGCCGCCGCACCAGACGCGTTGCGTCTGGTCGGCGTAGGCCCCAAGCGCAACTTCACGACGCGGCGCTGGTGGGACCCCATCACCACGGCGCCCACGTCCGACACGATCACTCCGGTCGAAGATCTGGCGCCGTGGTCCGCACTCAGCGGATCGCTCGCGCTCTGGCGCGACCGATCCGCGCTCGCCGACGAGGTGGTCGGCGGCGAGGGCATCCGAGCCGCCGCCCTCGTCTACGGCTGCGACCTCTGGCCCGTGCTGAAGCACGAATTGCGTGGCGCCGCGCTCGTGCAGTGGCCCTGGTCCGCGCGCGCGATGGATGAAGCCGGCGCGGCCATCGACGCTCTCGAATGCCACACCGTGGTCACCTACGCCGAAGCCGGCGGATGGGGCCGCGCGCTTGTGCTTGAAGCGCGCCGGCGCGGTGTCGCGTCGGTGGGCCTGCAGCACGGCTTCATCTATCGCCACTGGCTCAATTACCTGCACGAGCCCGACGAGATGCTGGCGGCAGGCGCCGACCGGGGGTTCCCCTTGCCCGACAAGACACTGCTCTTCAACAGCTACGCCGAGGCGCACCTGCGCTCGGCCGGCGCGTTCCCCGCAGATCGCCTCGAGGTGACCGGCAGCCCGGGACTCGACGCGCTGGTCACGCGCATGGCGACATTCAGCGACGCGGATCGCGCCGCGATGCGAGCGCTCACGGGCAGCACCGGCGCCGGTCAGAAGCTGGCCGTGCTCGTCGCGAAGTTCACAGAGGTCCGCGACGCCCTGCCGGCACTGGCGGACCTGATGCGCCAGAAGCCCGAAATGCGGCTGGCCATCAAGGCCCACCCGGCCGAGACCGGCGACGTCTACGCACCGTACTTCTCAGGCCTGGGCAACGTCACGATTCTGGCGGCCGACACCGATTTGTCCAGGGTGCTGTCGGTGGCCGACGCTGTGCTCACCCGCAACTCCACCGTGGCCATCGATGCCCTCGTGCTCGGCCTGCCGGCGCTGGTGCTGGGCCGCCCCAGCAACCTCAGCCCTTTCGTGGACGAGGGCGTGATGGCCGGCGTCGATGCGGCCGACAATGCGATCGGGATCGGGGAGACGCTCGAGCGCCTCCTGTATGATCGGGAGGTTCGGGCCACTGTGACCGCTGCCGCCGACGCCTTCGTCGCCCGGTACGGCCTTCGGCCGAAGCAGGGATCCGCCGCGCGGGCAGCGGACGTCATTCTGGAGATGGCAAGACGATGAGAGCGTTGTTGACGGGCGGAGCGGGATTTGTGGGGTCGCACCTGGCTGAGGCGCTCCTCGATGCGGGCCACAGCGTGGAGGTCATCGACGACCTCTCCACGGGGTCGCTCGACAACATCCGGCACCTGATGGAACGCCCGCACTTCCGCTACACGGTCGACACGGTGATGAATGAGCCGCTCGTGGGCGAGATGGTGGACCGCTCCGACGTGGTCTTTCACCTGGCCGCGGCCGTCGGCGTGAAGCTGATCGTCGAAGCCCCGGTCCGGACCATCGAAACCAACGTGCATGGCACCGAGGTGGTGCTCAAGCAGGCCAAACGCGGCAAGCAGCGCGTGATCGTGTTCTCAACATCCGAGGTTTACGGCAAGAGCACGGCGGTGCCCTTTACCGAAACGGCAGACCTCGTCATGGGCCCGACGAGCAAACATCGCTGGGCGTATGCGTGCAGCAAGGCGCTCGACGAATTTCTGGCGCTGGCGTACTTCAAGGAATACGAGTTGCCGGTGGTGGTGGTCCGGCTGTTCAACACCGTCGGGCCGCGACAGACCGGCCGCTACGGCATGGTGATTCCGACGTTTGTGGGCCAGGCGCTCGCCGGGCAGCCGATCACGGTCTTTGGCGACGGCACGCAGTCGCGCGCGTTCACGTACGTGGGCGACGTGGTGAGCGGCCTGTTGCGGCTGGCTGAGGCGCCCGACACGATCGGCGAAGTCTTCAACATCGGCAATCACGAAGAGATCTCCATGATGGCCCTAGCAGAGCGGGTCAAGGCGATGACGGGATCCGCTTCAGACATCGTGCTCATTCCCTACGACCAGGCGTATGAGGCCGGGTTCGAGGACATGCCGCGGCGCGTGCCCAACCTGCAGAAAATCAACGCGGCCGTGGGATACACGCCAAAAGTGGGTCTCAACGAGATTCTGCAGCGGGTCATCGACCACGAGAGGGCCGCGGCGGCCTCAAGGCGAGAATAGAGACGTGCCAGGACT from Acidobacteriota bacterium encodes:
- a CDS encoding glycosyltransferase family 9 protein, giving the protein MFDHLQIYRPRERLLVGLADIALTPLGWRRPERPAGPPKRVLLLRLERIGDLLMVLDAVAAARAVWPDAAIDLAVGSWNVPLAELIPGVGRVDSIDVPWLAREGTGLSWSGLLARAGAWRERRYDMVIAFEPDIRTNLLAWRSGAPHRLGYWTGGGGHFLTDALAYDRNSHVSANALALIQHASGGATPHPAPGPRLVPNRSASAAADRVLAGRDATRLIGLHVSGGRESKQWHLSRFAAVGRALTNEPGATVVLTGAAGDKAIVDQVRRAIGDRPIIDTAGALDLPGTAALLARLDVLVTGDTGPMHLAAAVGTPVVALFGPSDPRRYGPLATQQRVLRVQLPCSPCGQVRLPPERCRGHVPDCMDGITVDAVVRAARELMAESAR
- a CDS encoding GDP-mannose 4,6-dehydratase — translated: MRALLTGGAGFVGSHLAEALLDAGHSVEVIDDLSTGSLDNIRHLMERPHFRYTVDTVMNEPLVGEMVDRSDVVFHLAAAVGVKLIVEAPVRTIETNVHGTEVVLKQAKRGKQRVIVFSTSEVYGKSTAVPFTETADLVMGPTSKHRWAYACSKALDEFLALAYFKEYELPVVVVRLFNTVGPRQTGRYGMVIPTFVGQALAGQPITVFGDGTQSRAFTYVGDVVSGLLRLAEAPDTIGEVFNIGNHEEISMMALAERVKAMTGSASDIVLIPYDQAYEAGFEDMPRRVPNLQKINAAVGYTPKVGLNEILQRVIDHERAAAASRRE